One region of Acropora muricata isolate sample 2 chromosome 13, ASM3666990v1, whole genome shotgun sequence genomic DNA includes:
- the LOC136896547 gene encoding pyroglutamylated RF-amide peptide receptor-like: MNISNSTSTSLGNLRVNDDSFGFGVLAKLLPIAVAITFTNGLVLVMFYRQRSLRTASNHLLLSLASSDFLTGTVSIPFFIAFSFDGIIPYGSLAAHLIYVIQTLLAISGSYHILVITGDMHYAIANPLRHQSLAKSIVWKLSFGVWIISIAFSAVSFAWWKHTSPIHYIAYSSSLLLIVFLVPYIFMIYAYVKMFIAISKRIIPGQEHTLQKSRFGKKQGDKKKPIVVFATMAVTHAVCWMPYFTVMLIYSIGLLVPIADTNSVDNVAEVFAIIRFLTSLINPLLYIFFKPDFRKALRILCGATGIRTPNISLTTKTRSLSLRESSSTALHSIFSQESVMLSTFCKINNGFTDILDQEKM; this comes from the coding sequence ATGAATATCAGCAACTCAACTTCAACTTCCCTTGGAAATCTAAGGGTTAACGATGACAGTTTTGGGTTTGGAGTCTTGGCTAAGTTGTTACCTATCGCTGTTGCTATAACATTTACCAACGGACTTGTCTTGGTCATGTTTTACAGACAAAGAAGCCTTCGCACTGCATCTAACCACCTCTTGCTTAGCCTCGCGTCTTCTGACTTCTTAACAGGAACAGTCAGCATACCTTTTTTCATAGCTTTCAGTTTCGATGGCATTATACCATATGGTTCCTTGGCAGCTCACCTGATATACGTTATACAAACCCTTCTGGCCATCTCAGGCAGCTATCACATCTTGGTAATCACAGGAGACATGCACTATGCTATTGCCAATCCTCTCAGACATCAATCGCTAGCAAAGTCGATAGTCTGGAAGCTATCTTTTGGCGTGTGGATAATATCTATAGCATTTTCAGCTGTTTCATTTGCTTGGTGGAAACATACTTCCCCAATACATTACATTGCTTATTCTTCATCCCTTCTTTTGATAGTCTTCCTGGTACCGTACATTTTCATGATTTATGCGTATGTAAAGATGTTCATAGCTATTTCTAAACGAATCATCCCTGGACAAGAACATACTTTACAAAAATCAAGATTTGGAAAAAAGCAAGGCGACAAAAAGAAACCTATTGTTGTGTTTGCCACAATGGCAGTGACTCATGCAGTCTGTTGGATGCCTTATTTTACTGTAATGCTCATTTACAGTATTGGCCTTTTAGTCCCGATAGCTGACACCAACTCTGTTGACAATGTAGCTGAAGTATTTGCAATCATTCGATTCCTGACATCCCTCATCAATCCATTGCTATACATCTTCTTCAAACCCGACTTTCGGAAAGCCCTCAGAATTTTATGTGGAGCGACGGGGATCAGAACTCCGAACATTAGTCTTACGACAAAGACACGAAGTCTTTCGCTGAGAGAAAGTTCATCCACTGCACTTCATTCAATTTTTAGCCAGGAAAGCGTGATGTTGTCCACTTTTTGCAAAATCAACAATGGTTTCACTGACATTTTAGATCAAGAGAAGATGTGA